A stretch of the Neptunomonas phycophila genome encodes the following:
- a CDS encoding YcaO-like family protein has protein sequence MSRVLGKDVSLEVSIKRMSQLLVDNGFVVEQFDWLNPAPYVWSVRLRDVSCKGLSVKGRGITKQAALASALGAFIEHLGCNYFFAKSYLGKQGADSSFIYYPNERWFSVDSDNIPAGLLDEATLSHYNMDDNLKAHMLLDFNSDDVSRGVCGLPFVHQKTAREVWFPVKIIDTLYVGNGSAAGNNKFEARVHALSEIFERHIKNTILSSGISLPRIPPVVVERYPDAVAIINLLRELGYIVYVLDASLGGKFPLVGMTIFDPEDGGCFAAFGAHPKFEIALLRVASKVMQRVTLDPDKAFPEPVFDLQKVADQGNLEAHSFYSNGVISWDLLSTDSDYAFTEWNVDGDSEAEFEHLCHLIHRVDMDIYIADYEYLGLYVCRVIVPGMSDVYPVDRLVVSNDSAMVELRSVVFDLNAASDGELSSLLNLIEDGAFGEADNVAALLGVFPDKESYFNELSVAELKCLICLKLGRLVMAAKACHSIKRLSNRNSIKLFRCLSQLLALNEQHEIQLAEVKMIFIDVYGEAVFSRCQAMLAGLRVFEDLHVIDDNVQCFKSHSAMLAVYSRLKRLKSAKSL, from the coding sequence ATGTCGCGTGTATTAGGTAAAGATGTATCTTTAGAAGTATCTATTAAAAGAATGTCGCAGTTATTAGTAGATAATGGCTTCGTGGTTGAGCAATTTGATTGGCTTAACCCTGCTCCTTACGTGTGGTCCGTGCGGCTGAGAGATGTGTCTTGTAAGGGCTTGTCAGTTAAAGGTAGAGGTATCACGAAACAAGCGGCATTAGCGAGTGCGCTAGGTGCGTTTATTGAGCATTTAGGCTGTAACTATTTTTTTGCCAAGAGCTATCTAGGCAAGCAGGGTGCGGACTCTTCCTTCATTTATTATCCCAATGAGCGTTGGTTTTCCGTTGATTCGGACAACATCCCGGCAGGTTTGTTAGATGAGGCTACGCTCAGTCACTACAATATGGACGATAACCTCAAAGCTCATATGTTATTAGACTTTAACTCTGATGATGTAAGTCGAGGAGTGTGTGGGCTTCCTTTTGTGCATCAAAAAACAGCACGAGAGGTGTGGTTTCCAGTCAAAATTATCGATACGTTATATGTGGGTAATGGCTCCGCTGCTGGCAATAATAAATTTGAAGCGCGAGTACATGCTTTATCGGAAATCTTTGAACGCCATATTAAAAATACGATTCTATCTTCTGGGATAAGCTTGCCTAGGATTCCGCCGGTTGTTGTAGAACGGTATCCGGATGCCGTGGCAATAATAAATCTTCTGCGTGAGCTGGGTTATATTGTGTATGTGCTCGATGCGTCGTTGGGAGGTAAGTTTCCATTAGTCGGTATGACAATTTTTGATCCGGAAGATGGTGGCTGTTTTGCTGCCTTTGGTGCTCATCCTAAATTTGAGATCGCACTGTTGAGGGTGGCTTCGAAAGTCATGCAGCGTGTTACCTTAGACCCAGATAAAGCATTTCCGGAGCCTGTTTTTGATCTACAAAAAGTTGCCGATCAGGGGAATTTAGAAGCGCATAGTTTTTACTCAAATGGTGTTATCTCATGGGATCTTCTATCTACTGATTCAGATTATGCGTTTACTGAATGGAACGTGGATGGTGATAGTGAGGCCGAATTTGAGCATCTGTGTCATCTGATTCATCGTGTAGATATGGATATCTATATAGCTGATTACGAATATTTGGGTTTGTATGTATGCCGAGTGATTGTCCCAGGTATGTCTGATGTTTATCCAGTGGATCGGCTAGTTGTTAGCAATGATAGTGCGATGGTTGAGTTGCGCTCTGTTGTGTTTGATTTAAACGCTGCCTCTGATGGAGAGTTATCTAGCCTTTTAAATTTGATAGAAGACGGGGCGTTTGGTGAAGCTGACAATGTGGCTGCGTTATTAGGTGTTTTTCCTGACAAAGAAAGCTATTTTAATGAGCTTAGTGTAGCTGAATTGAAGTGTTTGATTTGCTTGAAGCTCGGGCGCTTAGTCATGGCAGCAAAAGCCTGTCACTCGATTAAGCGTTTATCTAATCGTAATAGTATTAAATTATTTAGGTGCTTGAGCCAGCTTCTGGCGCTGAATGAACAGCATGAAATCCAGCTTGCTGAAGTGAAAATGATATTCATTGATGTATACGGCGAAGCTGTTTTTTCGCGTTGCCAAGCGATGCTGGCAGGCCTTAGAGTCTTTGAGGATCTTCATGTTATCGATGATAACGTTCAGTGCTTTAAGTCACACTCTGCAATGTTGGCGGTTTACAGTCGGCTTAAACGATTAAAAAGTGCTAAAAGTCTTTGA
- a CDS encoding retention module-containing protein, giving the protein MASAVGTVTFISGLVYAIKSDGSERLLALGDEVFADELIRTSPDASVEIYMANGQEVVLGGGQSWLISAETYTEAADYPVEDAVADEDLAAVDAIQQAILAGEDPTQVAEETAAGAPGAGGQGDDGVRFEILTRTALEEDPEAGYETIGVERETNDIIREPGGEVSSESAAIPQLSVNDVTVNEDLGALAFTVSINVAADSDVVFTYTTNNNASAVDGADYTPVSGTAVIPAGETSVVISVPITDDNLAEQPETFLLDITDITSGNAEIADGEGVGTILDEPTPGVEDTVTLSITGDTSVAEGDTASYTVTIDEAPVEDLVVDILYSFVSADSGDIVEGVTQVTIPAGSTEVSFSVDAVNDAYSEGVEDFTVSISNPTSGGFEAVVVDSAAATVTTSIVDANDPADLTTTTVTLESTPNVEEGGDITVTATVDNPPIDTPLVITLDNGEEIIIPVGETVGSITFPADDNVYADADTPVEFGVGSAVGGGYENLDTSDTAVTTVVDDNDPTTVTLESTPSVEEGGDITVTATVDNPPIDTPLVITLDNGEEITIPVGETTGSVTFPVADDVYADPDTPVEFSVDSTTGGGYESIDTTDTSTTIIVDDNDVTTVTLQSTPSVEEGGDITVTATVDNPPVDTPLVITLDNGETITIPVGQTTGEVTFPADDDAYTDPDTPVEFSIDSTTGGGYEALDTTDTATTTVVDDNDTTTVTLDSTPSVEEGGDITVTATVDNAPEDTPLVITLNNGEEIIIPVGQTTGEVTFPAGDDVYTDADTPVEFSVDSTSGGNYENLDTTDTATTTVVDDSDVTTLTLAGDSTVAEGGEATYTLTLSNPAETEMVVDVITGHTTTDDGDLVPTTQQVTILAGASTATFTVDNNQDNLAEGNEDYTVAITGSTGGNFEDLSVDTTPVTTTIIDDEGTPSLTINDMSVDEDAGTMTFTVTLSTPSVDPVSVDYASADNTSANPATEGADYTGVSGTLTFAPGETSQTITVPITDDTLAEGSETFDMVLSNPSNAVIADGTGVGTITDEAAPGAEDTVLVSITGDTAVDEGEAPATYTVSVNEAPTQDMTVDISYSYTSAETGDIVEGTTQVTIAANTTEVSFSVDTVDDAYAEGDEDFIVSISNPSLGGFEAVAVNPAQSSVTTTISDEASPTAEDTATISISGDPSVVEGDAATYTVSVDRVPLTDIEVTVQTGHVTTDDGDYVPVFTTVTIAAGTQSTTFDVQTSDDNLAEGSESYTVSITDTTGGSFENTVVGVSQVSTIITDEAAPTDPDADTAIVSLTGPGTVVEGETTTNYTVEISQAPVDDVTVTFSYTTTDADGNDYVQVADVVIAAGTTSTTFSIDTIDDNIAEGDEDYTVSIDTISNGGLEDVRASETENSVTTTITEESVPTDPDADTAYISLFGPGTVIEGETTTDYTVSISQAPVDDVTVTFNYTTTDADGNDYVAVGSVTILAGETEATFTIDTVNDNIAEGDEDFTVSIDTITDGGLEDVRVSNNDSVTTTIEDNDTVEISINDAPTVDESAGTMTFTVTLSNPSDAPVTVDYASQDGTATAGLDYTAVTGTLTFAPGETTQTITVPVTDDYLAEGSETLDMVLSNPSNATTADGVGVGMILDDTTATAEDTVYANIAVDQSSVSEGAQLTYTVTLVDSEGNPVIVPAGDTVSVDLDWSGAAASGADTSNLPASVSITGGSQTEFTVDASFDDIVEADEPLIATITDVVDSAGLFERAEVGPQSAANTVITDGSVDATDDTASTNEDTPVTISVLGNDVDPEGQTFTIESTTNPDNGSIVVNPDGTITYTPDANYNGSDTFTYTIVDQDGNRDTATVVVSVLAINDAPIIDFTEGNVSEEGLIDGSPDSDAASGSVDTTDSASVNGTVNIVDIEGDNISGVTLTAPTSTLTSGGETVTWSGSGTQNLTATANGETVATISIDDSGNYQFNLLKALDHPDTSGEDSFGIDFGVSASDGSLTGNGTLRITVEDDGPEQVVAQTDELAMIDTNLMIILDTSGSMDFDSGIDGQTRLESAIDSIITLLQRYDEFGDVSVRLVTFSSNASAYGNSWEDIDTAIAQLEAIRAAGATGGTNYDEALGDAINAFDSNGKITEAQNISYFFSDGLPTFGAGNNSSLTGNRNGTGYNQNGNDTGISANEEATWTNFLNTNQVKSFAIGMGEGINDVSYLDPIAYDGQASVNLGGTIVSSFDELDDVLAGTVISPISGKLVEGALLSESLGADGGYVRSVTVEGVTYTLDIATSTISVSGGANNSSFDATENVITINTSAGGIFTVDMDDGDYNYTAPDSVSESIIERMDFVLSDMDGDTSSSYVEVDVERMNVLIGTTGSETLNGSNDGPDLIIGRDGNDIIFGNSGNDRLKGGNGNDEIHGGDGDDRITGGPGSDLLSGDAGDDIFIWGAPGSSDTITDFAVYQNPGDERDVLDLSDLLQGETTDTLDQYLHFAESGADTVVYIKSDGGINADGSNADQIITLQSTTDLGAGVQTDADIIQQLLSNNQLIVD; this is encoded by the coding sequence ATGGCTTCTGCTGTCGGTACGGTTACTTTTATTTCTGGTTTGGTTTATGCAATAAAATCTGATGGGTCGGAGCGTTTGCTTGCGCTTGGTGATGAGGTTTTTGCAGATGAGCTGATCAGAACTTCACCTGATGCGTCTGTTGAAATATACATGGCTAACGGTCAAGAAGTTGTACTAGGCGGTGGGCAAAGCTGGTTAATCTCAGCTGAAACCTATACTGAAGCTGCTGACTACCCTGTAGAAGATGCAGTAGCTGATGAAGACCTTGCAGCAGTTGATGCTATCCAACAAGCCATCTTGGCTGGTGAAGACCCTACTCAAGTAGCTGAAGAAACAGCCGCGGGTGCTCCTGGCGCCGGTGGGCAAGGCGATGACGGCGTTCGTTTTGAAATATTGACTCGGACAGCGCTTGAAGAAGACCCAGAAGCCGGTTACGAAACCATTGGTGTTGAACGAGAGACGAATGACATAATTCGTGAGCCAGGTGGAGAAGTTTCGAGTGAATCAGCTGCAATTCCACAGCTATCCGTTAATGACGTAACCGTTAACGAAGACCTAGGTGCATTGGCATTTACAGTTAGCATAAATGTTGCTGCTGATTCGGACGTTGTTTTCACATATACCACCAACAATAATGCTAGTGCTGTAGATGGAGCCGATTATACGCCAGTCTCAGGTACAGCCGTTATTCCCGCAGGCGAGACCTCTGTTGTTATTTCGGTACCGATTACGGATGATAACTTAGCAGAGCAGCCGGAAACCTTCCTTTTAGACATAACAGATATTACTTCCGGTAATGCAGAGATTGCTGATGGTGAAGGCGTCGGTACCATACTCGATGAGCCAACGCCGGGAGTAGAAGATACCGTTACGTTAAGTATTACGGGTGATACCAGTGTTGCTGAAGGCGATACAGCCAGCTATACGGTAACTATAGATGAGGCTCCTGTTGAAGATCTAGTTGTTGATATCCTCTACAGCTTTGTTAGTGCAGACAGCGGTGATATTGTTGAAGGTGTAACCCAAGTCACAATTCCTGCTGGATCAACTGAGGTTTCTTTTTCTGTAGATGCCGTCAATGATGCTTATTCCGAAGGGGTAGAGGACTTTACTGTTAGCATCAGTAATCCGACTTCGGGCGGCTTTGAAGCTGTTGTTGTAGACTCAGCTGCGGCTACTGTTACAACATCAATTGTTGATGCTAATGACCCGGCAGACCTCACAACGACTACTGTTACCTTAGAAAGTACGCCAAATGTTGAAGAAGGCGGCGATATTACAGTAACAGCAACGGTCGATAATCCACCAATAGATACACCGTTAGTAATCACCCTAGATAATGGTGAAGAAATAATCATTCCGGTTGGCGAAACTGTAGGATCAATTACATTCCCTGCTGATGATAATGTTTATGCAGACGCAGACACTCCTGTTGAATTTGGTGTCGGTAGTGCTGTCGGAGGTGGTTATGAAAATCTTGATACCTCCGATACCGCAGTAACTACAGTTGTTGATGATAATGATCCGACTACTGTTACCCTGGAAAGTACTCCAAGTGTTGAAGAAGGCGGTGATATTACGGTTACAGCCACCGTTGATAATCCACCGATTGATACACCATTAGTAATTACGCTAGATAATGGTGAAGAAATCACGATTCCTGTTGGTGAAACTACAGGTTCTGTGACTTTCCCTGTAGCAGACGATGTTTACGCTGACCCTGATACCCCAGTCGAATTCAGTGTTGATAGCACTACCGGTGGTGGTTATGAAAGTATTGATACTACTGATACTTCGACTACAATAATCGTAGATGACAATGATGTAACTACTGTCACCCTTCAGAGCACCCCTAGCGTAGAAGAAGGCGGTGACATCACCGTCACAGCGACCGTGGATAACCCACCGGTCGACACGCCGCTGGTCATCACGCTAGACAACGGTGAGACCATCACCATCCCTGTGGGCCAAACGACAGGCGAAGTGACCTTCCCAGCGGACGACGATGCCTATACCGACCCGGATACCCCGGTTGAGTTCAGCATCGACAGCACCACCGGCGGTGGCTACGAAGCGCTCGACACCACAGACACAGCGACAACGACCGTGGTGGATGACAACGACACCACCACCGTGACACTGGACAGCACGCCAAGCGTAGAAGAAGGCGGCGACATCACCGTCACAGCGACCGTAGATAACGCCCCAGAAGACACGCCATTAGTGATCACTCTCAACAACGGCGAAGAGATCATCATCCCTGTGGGTCAGACCACCGGTGAAGTGACCTTCCCCGCGGGCGACGACGTCTACACCGATGCCGACACCCCCGTTGAGTTCAGCGTGGACAGCACCAGCGGTGGCAACTACGAGAACCTAGACACCACGGACACAGCGACCACCACCGTTGTAGACGACAGCGACGTGACCACCTTGACCTTAGCCGGTGACAGCACCGTTGCCGAAGGTGGCGAAGCGACCTACACACTCACGCTCAGCAACCCCGCTGAGACCGAGATGGTTGTGGACGTCATCACCGGTCACACCACCACCGATGACGGCGACCTTGTGCCAACGACCCAGCAAGTAACCATCCTTGCCGGCGCCAGCACAGCGACCTTCACCGTCGACAACAACCAAGACAACCTGGCTGAAGGCAACGAAGACTACACGGTAGCCATCACCGGCAGCACCGGAGGTAACTTCGAAGACCTCAGCGTGGACACCACACCGGTCACCACCACCATCATTGACGACGAAGGCACCCCAAGCCTCACCATCAATGACATGAGCGTGGATGAAGACGCCGGCACGATGACGTTCACCGTCACCCTCAGCACGCCAAGTGTTGATCCGGTGAGCGTTGATTACGCCAGCGCCGACAACACCAGTGCGAACCCAGCAACCGAAGGCGCCGACTACACCGGCGTGAGCGGCACACTCACGTTCGCACCGGGCGAGACCTCCCAGACCATCACCGTACCAATCACCGATGACACGCTAGCCGAAGGCAGCGAGACGTTCGACATGGTACTGAGCAACCCAAGCAATGCCGTCATTGCGGACGGCACCGGCGTCGGAACCATTACCGACGAAGCGGCACCGGGTGCAGAAGACACGGTACTGGTGAGCATCACAGGCGACACCGCGGTAGACGAAGGCGAAGCGCCAGCCACCTACACGGTCAGCGTCAACGAAGCACCGACACAAGACATGACCGTCGACATCAGCTACAGCTACACCAGTGCTGAGACCGGCGACATTGTTGAAGGCACCACACAAGTCACCATCGCGGCGAACACCACCGAGGTCAGCTTCAGCGTTGACACCGTGGATGACGCCTACGCCGAAGGAGACGAAGACTTCATCGTCAGCATCAGCAACCCAAGCCTTGGCGGGTTCGAAGCGGTGGCGGTGAATCCTGCACAAAGCAGCGTCACCACCACCATCAGTGACGAAGCCAGCCCAACGGCCGAAGACACCGCCACGATCAGCATCAGTGGCGACCCAAGCGTAGTGGAAGGCGACGCAGCGACCTATACCGTCAGCGTGGATCGCGTACCATTAACCGACATCGAAGTGACCGTCCAAACGGGCCACGTCACCACCGATGACGGCGACTACGTGCCTGTGTTCACGACCGTGACCATTGCGGCCGGCACACAAAGCACCACGTTCGACGTACAGACCAGTGACGACAACCTGGCCGAAGGTAGCGAGAGCTACACCGTCAGCATCACTGACACCACCGGAGGCAGCTTCGAGAACACCGTGGTTGGCGTGAGCCAAGTCAGCACGATTATTACCGACGAAGCCGCGCCAACGGACCCGGATGCCGACACCGCAATCGTCAGCCTCACCGGACCTGGCACCGTGGTTGAAGGCGAGACCACAACGAACTACACCGTAGAGATCTCCCAAGCACCGGTAGACGACGTCACGGTCACGTTCAGCTACACGACGACCGATGCCGACGGCAACGACTACGTACAAGTCGCGGATGTTGTGATCGCGGCTGGCACAACCAGCACCACGTTCAGCATCGACACGATCGACGACAACATCGCCGAAGGTGACGAAGACTACACCGTGAGCATCGACACCATCAGCAACGGTGGACTAGAAGACGTACGTGCCTCAGAGACCGAGAACAGCGTCACCACCACGATCACCGAAGAAAGCGTCCCGACGGATCCGGATGCGGACACGGCGTACATCAGCCTGTTCGGCCCTGGTACCGTCATCGAAGGCGAGACCACCACCGACTACACGGTCAGCATCTCCCAAGCACCGGTAGACGATGTCACGGTCACGTTCAACTACACCACCACCGATGCGGATGGCAACGACTACGTTGCCGTGGGTAGCGTCACGATCCTCGCGGGCGAGACCGAAGCGACGTTCACGATCGACACCGTGAATGACAATATCGCCGAAGGAGATGAAGACTTCACAGTCAGCATCGACACGATCACCGATGGCGGTCTAGAAGACGTACGCGTCTCGAATAACGACAGCGTCACGACGACGATCGAAGACAACGACACGGTTGAGATCAGCATCAATGATGCCCCGACAGTGGACGAGTCAGCCGGCACGATGACGTTCACCGTTACCTTGAGTAACCCAAGCGATGCACCGGTTACCGTGGACTACGCGAGCCAAGACGGCACCGCGACAGCGGGCTTAGACTACACCGCGGTCACAGGCACATTAACGTTCGCGCCGGGAGAGACGACGCAAACGATCACGGTACCGGTGACGGACGACTACCTAGCCGAAGGCAGCGAGACACTGGACATGGTGTTGAGCAACCCAAGCAATGCGACGACCGCTGATGGGGTAGGTGTCGGTATGATTCTGGACGACACTACAGCAACTGCTGAGGATACTGTTTACGCTAACATAGCTGTAGATCAAAGCTCAGTGTCTGAAGGTGCTCAACTTACCTATACTGTGACGTTGGTTGATAGTGAAGGCAACCCTGTAATTGTACCTGCTGGTGACACGGTTTCTGTTGACCTGGATTGGTCCGGTGCAGCGGCTTCTGGTGCTGATACGAGTAATTTGCCTGCTTCTGTTTCTATTACAGGAGGTAGCCAAACCGAGTTTACTGTTGATGCTTCATTTGATGATATTGTTGAAGCCGATGAGCCTCTAATCGCAACCATTACTGATGTTGTAGACTCTGCAGGTCTGTTTGAACGTGCAGAAGTTGGGCCTCAATCCGCAGCGAATACAGTAATTACCGACGGTTCTGTTGATGCGACCGATGATACGGCTAGCACAAATGAAGACACGCCTGTCACTATCTCTGTACTTGGCAATGATGTAGACCCTGAGGGGCAAACATTCACGATTGAATCAACAACTAACCCAGATAATGGCTCAATTGTTGTTAATCCTGACGGAACTATTACCTATACGCCAGATGCGAATTATAACGGTTCGGATACCTTCACCTACACCATCGTTGATCAAGACGGTAATCGTGATACAGCGACTGTAGTGGTGTCTGTACTCGCTATAAATGACGCACCAATCATAGACTTTACAGAAGGTAACGTTAGTGAAGAAGGCTTAATTGATGGTTCGCCAGATAGCGATGCGGCTTCCGGCTCAGTGGATACAACTGATAGCGCGTCTGTAAATGGTACTGTCAATATTGTTGATATAGAAGGCGACAATATCTCTGGAGTTACGTTAACGGCACCTACGTCTACTTTAACTTCCGGTGGTGAAACAGTTACTTGGTCAGGTTCAGGTACTCAAAACCTGACAGCCACCGCAAACGGAGAGACAGTAGCGACTATCTCTATCGATGACTCTGGAAACTACCAGTTCAATCTTCTTAAAGCGCTAGATCATCCTGATACCAGTGGTGAAGATAGCTTTGGGATCGATTTTGGTGTTTCTGCCTCAGATGGTTCATTAACAGGTAATGGTACGTTACGTATTACTGTTGAAGATGATGGTCCTGAACAAGTTGTGGCCCAAACAGATGAGCTGGCTATGATTGATACCAACTTGATGATTATCTTGGATACTTCAGGGTCCATGGATTTTGATAGTGGTATTGATGGTCAAACGCGTCTTGAGAGCGCAATTGACTCTATTATTACTTTGTTGCAACGCTACGATGAGTTTGGTGACGTTTCTGTCCGACTCGTTACTTTCTCTTCTAACGCAAGTGCTTACGGTAATTCGTGGGAAGATATCGATACGGCTATCGCTCAGCTTGAGGCTATACGTGCTGCTGGCGCTACTGGTGGTACAAACTATGATGAGGCGTTGGGTGATGCAATTAATGCGTTCGACAGTAACGGTAAAATAACGGAAGCGCAGAATATTTCGTATTTCTTCTCGGATGGTTTACCTACGTTTGGTGCAGGTAATAACTCGTCACTGACGGGTAACCGAAACGGTACTGGTTACAACCAGAACGGTAATGATACGGGTATTTCAGCTAATGAGGAGGCTACTTGGACAAACTTCTTAAATACTAACCAAGTTAAGTCGTTTGCAATTGGTATGGGTGAGGGGATCAATGATGTTTCTTATCTCGACCCTATTGCCTACGATGGCCAAGCTTCTGTAAACCTTGGTGGTACGATTGTATCTTCGTTTGATGAACTCGATGACGTGTTGGCTGGTACAGTTATTAGTCCAATTAGCGGTAAGTTGGTTGAAGGGGCTCTGCTTTCAGAAAGTCTAGGTGCCGATGGAGGCTATGTGAGGTCTGTAACGGTTGAAGGCGTGACTTACACCCTTGATATCGCTACGAGTACAATTAGTGTATCGGGAGGAGCTAACAACAGCTCGTTTGATGCAACTGAGAATGTAATCACTATTAACACTTCTGCAGGTGGTATCTTTACCGTCGATATGGATGACGGTGACTATAACTACACCGCTCCGGATAGTGTTTCCGAGTCGATCATTGAGCGTATGGACTTTGTTCTTTCTGATATGGATGGTGATACAAGCTCATCATACGTTGAGGTTGATGTAGAACGAATGAATGTGCTTATCGGCACAACGGGTTCTGAGACATTAAACGGCTCTAATGATGGACCTGATTTAATCATTGGTCGCGATGGAAACGATATTATCTTTGGTAATAGTGGTAATGATCGATTGAAAGGCGGTAACGGGAACGACGAAATTCACGGTGGAGACGGTGATGATCGTATAACTGGAGGCCCAGGATCTGATCTATTATCCGGTGATGCTGGTGATGATATCTTTATTTGGGGGGCTCCTGGCTCTTCCGATACGATCACCGATTTCGCGGTATACCAAAATCCAGGCGATGAACGAGATGTTCTTGATTTGAGTGATTTGTTACAGGGTGAAACAACAGATACCTTGGATCAATATTTGCACTTTGCTGAGTCAGGCGCAGATACCGTTGTATATATTAAATCAGACGGCGGGATTAACGCAGATGGGTCAAATGCCGACCAAATCATTACTTTGCAAAGCACAACTGATTTAGGAGCAGGCGTGCAAACAGATGCTGATATTATTCAACAATTGTTGAGCAATAATCAGTTAATTGTTGACTAA
- the ttcA gene encoding tRNA 2-thiocytidine(32) synthetase TtcA: MIDIEDESVLAEKKIKTRLNKLQKRLRREMGQAIADFNMIEEGDKVMVCLSGGKDSYAMLDILMNLQKSAPISFELVAVNLDQKQPGFPEHILPAYLESLGVPFHIVERDTYSIVKSVVPEGKTTCGLCSRLRRGTLYGFAEEIGATKIALGHHRDDILETLFLNMFYGGKLKTMPPKLVSDDGKNMVIRPLAYAREKDLEVYAELKEFPIIPCNLCGSQDNLQRQIIKEMLQSWDKTHPGRIETMFRSLQNVVPSHLADTNLFDFKGLSKESNTPGIASINPIGDGLMSDRIDILSM; encoded by the coding sequence ATGATAGATATAGAAGACGAAAGTGTTTTGGCTGAGAAAAAGATCAAGACGCGGCTTAATAAGCTACAAAAGCGGCTGCGCCGCGAAATGGGACAGGCGATAGCTGACTTCAATATGATTGAAGAAGGCGATAAGGTTATGGTGTGCCTATCTGGCGGTAAGGATTCTTACGCTATGTTAGACATATTAATGAACCTTCAAAAAAGTGCGCCAATTTCCTTTGAGCTTGTTGCTGTTAACCTTGATCAAAAGCAGCCAGGCTTCCCTGAGCATATTTTGCCTGCCTATCTAGAATCACTGGGCGTGCCTTTCCATATAGTTGAACGCGATACCTATTCGATAGTCAAAAGTGTTGTTCCAGAAGGTAAAACAACGTGTGGTTTATGCTCACGCCTTCGGCGTGGAACGCTTTATGGCTTTGCTGAAGAGATAGGTGCTACGAAAATTGCGTTGGGACACCATCGAGATGACATTTTAGAAACGCTTTTTTTGAATATGTTCTATGGAGGCAAGCTTAAAACGATGCCGCCTAAGTTGGTTTCGGATGACGGTAAAAATATGGTTATTCGTCCCTTGGCTTATGCCCGAGAAAAAGATCTTGAGGTCTATGCGGAACTAAAAGAGTTTCCTATTATCCCTTGTAACTTATGTGGTTCTCAGGACAATCTTCAACGCCAAATTATTAAAGAAATGCTTCAGTCATGGGATAAGACTCATCCGGGCAGAATCGAGACAATGTTTAGGTCTCTACAAAATGTGGTTCCCTCTCATTTAGCAGATACCAATTTGTTTGATTTCAAAGGGTTAAGTAAAGAGTCTAATACACCTGGTATAGCGTCAATTAATCCTATCGGTGATGGGTTGATGTCTGATCGTATAGATATCTTGTCTATGTAA
- a CDS encoding elongation factor P hydroxylase, translated as MLFNDCFADYNTRLVKGADEPVYLPASELCSYHQIIFAHGYFSSALHEISHWLIAGPQRRLKEDFGYWYRPDGRNEDEQKAFEQVEVKPQAIEWILSQAAGYRFYISADNLNGEATDNSSFKEAVYHQVVDYAEHGLSKRAQSFREALVAFYGTGDPKAPIVLDAFHIGAI; from the coding sequence ATGTTGTTTAATGATTGTTTTGCTGATTACAACACGCGGCTAGTAAAGGGCGCTGATGAGCCGGTTTACCTACCGGCATCAGAGTTGTGTAGTTACCACCAAATCATTTTTGCGCATGGCTATTTTAGTAGCGCTTTACACGAGATTTCTCATTGGCTTATTGCTGGCCCGCAGCGTCGCTTAAAGGAAGATTTTGGGTACTGGTATCGCCCTGATGGTCGTAACGAGGATGAACAGAAAGCGTTTGAGCAAGTAGAGGTTAAACCACAAGCAATCGAGTGGATATTGTCACAGGCTGCGGGTTATCGGTTTTATATTAGTGCAGATAACCTTAATGGTGAGGCAACGGATAATAGCTCATTCAAGGAAGCAGTTTATCATCAAGTTGTTGATTATGCTGAGCATGGCCTGTCGAAGAGGGCACAGTCATTTCGTGAAGCGTTAGTGGCGTTTTATGGTACCGGAGATCCGAAAGCCCCTATAGTTTTAGATGCTTTTCACATAGGGGCTATTTGA